DNA sequence from the Vicinamibacterales bacterium genome:
CGAGAGGCTCGCCGCCCCAACCGTCAGCGCGATCCGCGCCGGCCTCCTGGCGCGGGCGGGGCGTGTCTCTCAGCGAGCCGAGGCCGGCCGCGCGCGCGCCCGCGCCGTCCGGCTGCTGAAGACACAACAGCGCCGCGAGAACGACTTGAAAGTGAAGCAGCGCGGCAAGGCCGCAGTGGTGGCGGCGGTCAAGGCCGCACACCGGGGCAGCCGCGATGCCCGTGACGAGGCGCTGGCCGATCCCCGGCCGGATGCCCTGCATGCCTGGCGGCGGCGAGTCAAAAACCAGTGGTACCTGCTGCGGCTGCTCGATCACGCGTGCGGCGGGCGGCTGGTCGATGACCAGCACCGGCTCGAGGTGCTCGACGCCTGTCTGGGCGAACTGCATAACGCCGACCTGCTGGTGCCGCTGATCCGCGAGGCGCCTTCGCTGTCGCCGCGCGCGGCCGCGCGCGGCCTGCGCTCGGTCCGCGCGTATCGCCGTGACCTGTTGGGCAAGGCCCGGACCCTCGGCCGCTGCTTCGACGAGACGCCAGCCTCCCACGCCGAGCGCGTGCGCGCCCTGTGGGTGTCGGGGAGGGCCGGACCATGGAAGCGCGCCGCCTGAGCATTGCCGGCCTGCTGCGGCCGCACGCCCGCCTGCTGGCCGTGGCCGCCGGCGCCATGCTGGTCCAGGGTTTCACCGAGTTGCTCGAGCCGTGGCCGCTGAAGGTGATCTTCGACTACGTCCTGGGCGACAAGGCCCCGCCGGCGTGGATGGCGCCGTGGCTCAGCGGCGGCGACCGCCTGGTGATTCTCGATGTCGCGGCCATGGCCGTGGTGCTGATTGCCGTCGTCAACGCTGTCAGCGCCTACACCGACAAGTACTTCTCCAGCACCGTCGGCAAGCGCGTGGGTTTCGAGCTGCGGCATCGCCTCTACCACCACGTGCAGCGCCTCTCGCTCTCCTTCTATGAACGGCGGCAGACCGGCGACATGGTGGTGCGCCTGACCAGCGACATCGACGCCGCCGAGGATTTCATCGCCGCCATCCTCCAGATTGCGCTCGACCTCATCACCATCACCGGCATGACCGTGGTCATGTTCTATCTGGATTGGCGGTTCAGCCTGATCGGGCTCTCGGTGGCCCCGGTGCTGTTCGTGATGGTCTACCGCTACACACGGCGCATCAAGAACGCGGCCCGTGAGGTCAAGGCGAAGGAGAGCGCGCTGGCCTCGGTGGTCCAGGAGTCGATCTCATCGGCGCGGGTGGTGAAGGCGTTTGCGACCGAAGACTACGAGGAACGGCGCCTCGATCGGGAGAGTGCGGAGAGCGTCCGCATCAGCCTGCGGGCGCGGAGCCTGAAGGCGCGGCTCGCGCCATTGGTTGATGTGATTGTCGCGGTCGGCACCTGCGTGGTGTTGTGGTACGGCGTCAGGCTGGTCATTGCCGATCGCCTGTCGGCCGGCGCCCTCCTCGTGTTCGTGATCTATCTCGGCAAGATGT
Encoded proteins:
- a CDS encoding CHAD domain-containing protein yields the protein MSFRLKPGAPLSRQVRRLMDRQLDAAIACLDTPSAAPSVDDVHEARKHVKKARALLRLVRSALGGEYGPANHRLRAANRLLGPIADASAVVATFDRLCDLEGERLAAPTVSAIRAGLLARAGRVSQRAEAGRARARAVRLLKTQQRRENDLKVKQRGKAAVVAAVKAAHRGSRDARDEALADPRPDALHAWRRRVKNQWYLLRLLDHACGGRLVDDQHRLEVLDACLGELHNADLLVPLIREAPSLSPRAAARGLRSVRAYRRDLLGKARTLGRCFDETPASHAERVRALWVSGRAGPWKRAA